A stretch of Gallus gallus isolate bGalGal1 chromosome 2, bGalGal1.mat.broiler.GRCg7b, whole genome shotgun sequence DNA encodes these proteins:
- the ZEB1 gene encoding zinc finger E-box-binding homeobox 1 isoform X3, with product MATCAVTNYNNVIEANSDSDDEDKLHIVEEESITDAADCDASVPEDDLPTDHTVLPENSEREGSTNSCWEDEGKETKEILGPEAQSDEVGCTVKEDECDSDAENEQNHDPNVEEFLQQEDTAVIYPEAPEEDQRQGTPEASGQDENGTPDAFSQLLTCPYCDRGYKRFTSLKEHIKYRHEKNEDNFSCSLCSYTFAYRTQLDRHMTSHKSGRDQRHVTQSSGNRKFKCTECGKAFKYKHHLKEHLRIHSGEKPYECPNCKKRFSHSGSYSSHISSKKCIGLMPVNGRARSGLKTSQCSSPSLSASPGSPARPQIRQKIENKPLQEQLPVNQIKTEPVDYEFKPIVVASGINCSTPLQNGVFSGGSPLQATSSPQGVVQAVVLPTVGLVSPISINLSDIQNVLKVAVDGNVIRQVLENNHANLASKEQETISNASIQQAGHSLISAISLPLVDQDGTTKIIINYSLEQPSQLQVVPQNLKKEHSVPTNSCKNEKLPEDLTVKSEKDKNFEGETNDSTCLLCDDCPGDLNALQELKHYETKNPPQLPQSSGTEAEKPSSPAPSETGENNLSPGQPPLKNLLSLLKAYYALNAQPSAEELSKIADSVNLPLDVVKKWFEKMQAGQISVQSSGPSSPEQVKISSPTDNDDQAATTNESEPQNSTNNSQNPANTSKSQTSSGGSTQNGSRSSTPSPSPLNLSSSRNSQGYTYTAEGVQEEPQMEPLDLSLPKQHGELLERSTITSVYQNSVYSVQEEPLNLTCAKKEPQKDNSITDSDPIVNVIPPSANPINIAIPTVTAQLPTIVAIADQNSVPCLRALAANKQTILIPQVAYTYSTTVSPAVQETPPKQTQANGSQDERQDTSSEGVSNVEDQNDSDSTPPKKKMRKTENGMYACDLCDKIFQKSSSLLRHKYEHTGKRPHECGICKKAFKHKHHLIEHMRLHSGEKPYQCDKCGKRFSHSGSYSQHMNHRYSYCKREAEERDSTEQEEVGQEVLSSEHAGARASPSQIDSDERESLTREEEEDSEKEEEEEEEKDVEGLQEEKECRKLQDVEEEEEVEEEEEEEEGKTEGNKNDDVVNRASNAEPEVIQSNGQVSEEKTNKA from the exons TCACCAATTACAATAACGTGATAGAAGCAAACTCAGATTCAGATGACGAAGATAAATTGCATATagtggaagaagaaagtatAACTGATGCAGCAGACTGCGATGCAAGTGTGCCAGAAGATGACTTGCCAACAGACCACACCGTGTTACCAGAAAACAGTGAGAGGGAAGGGAGCACAAACAGCTGCTGGGAAGATGAAG gaaaagaaacaaaggaaatccTGGGGCCTGAAGCTCAGTCAGATGAAGTTGGATGTACag TAAAAGAAGATGAATGTGATTCTGatgcagaaaatgaacagaaccATGACCCTAATGTTGAAGAATTCCTTCAACAAGAAGATACAGCTGTTATTTACCCTGAAGCACCTGAGGAGGACCAGAGACAAGGCACACCAGAAGCTAGTGGTCAGGATGAAAATG GAACGCCCGATGCATTTTCCCAGCTGCTCACTTGCCCGTACTGTGACAGAGGGTACAAACGCTTCACCTCTCTGAAGGAACACATTAAATACCGCCATGAAAAGAACGAGGATAACTTCAGTTGCTCCCTCTGCAGTTACACGTTTGCGTATAGAACACAGCTGGACCGCCACATGACGTCGCACAAGTCGGGACGAGATCAG AGACATGTGACGCAGTCCAGTGGTAATCGAAAATTCAAGTGCACTGAATGTGGAAAAGCTTTCAAATATAAACATCATCTAAAGGAACACCTACGAATTCACAGTG gAGAGAAGCCATATGAGTGCCCAAACTGCAAGAAACGTTTTTCCCATTCTGGTTCATACAGCTCACACATAAGCAGTAAGAAGTGTATTGGTTTGATGCCCGTGAATGGTCGAGCTCGGTCAGGGCTCAAGACGTCTCAGtgctcctccccttccctttctgcaTCGCCCGGTAGCCCAGCAAGACCACAGATACGacaaaagatagaaaataaaccCTTGCAAGAGCAACTTCCTGTTAACCAAATTAAAACTGAACCTGTGGATTATGAATTCAAGCCCATAGTGGTTGCTTCAGGAATTAATTGTTCGACCCCTTTGCAGAATGGGGTTTTTAGTGGTGGTAGCCCGTTGCAGGCAACCAGTTCTCCTCAGGGTGTGGTGCAAGCTGTTGTTCTGCCAACAGTGGGTCTGGTGTCTCCCATAAGCATCAACTTAAGTGACATTCAAAATGTACTTAAAGTGGCAGTGGATGGTAATGTAATAAGGCAAGTATTGGAAAACAATCACGCTAATCTTGCATccaaagaacaagaaacaatCAGCAATGCATCTATACAACAAGCTGGCCATTCCCTCATTTCAGCTATCAGTCTTCCTTTGGTTGACCAAGATGGGACAACCAAAATTATCATCAACTACAGCTTGGAGCAGCCAAGTCAACTTCAGGTTGTTCCCCAAAATCTAAAAAAAGAACATTCTGTTCCTACAAACAGttgcaaaaatgaaaagttacCAGAAGATCTTACGGTGAAGTCTGAGAAAGATAAAAACTTTGAAGGAGAGACCAACGATAGCACTTGTCTTCTTTGTGATGACTGTCCAGGAGATCTTAATGCACTTCAAGAATTAAAGCACtatgaaacaaaaaatcctCCTCAGCTTCCCCAGTCCAGTGGAACAGAAGCTGagaagcccagctcccctgccCCATCAGAAACTGGGGAGAACAACTTATCTCCTGGTCAGCCACCCTTAAAGAACCTTTTATCGCTCCTAAAAGCATATTATGCATTAAATGCACAACCAAGCGCAGAAGAGCTTTCAAAAATTGCCGATTCCGTGAACCTACCACTGGATGTGGTAAAAAAGTGGTTTGAAAAAATGCAAGCTGGACAAATTTCTGTGCAGTCTTCTGGACCATCTTCTCCTGAACAAGTTAAAATAAGCAGTCCCACAGATAACGATGATCAAGCAGCAACTACAAATGAGAGTGAACCCCAGAACAGCACAAACAACTCACAAAATCCGGCCAATACAAGTAAATCTCAGACTTCATCAGGGGGATCAACTCAGAATGGTTCGCGCAGTAGCACGCCATCCCCATCACCACTAAACCTTTCTTCATCAAGAAATTCACAGGGTTATACGTACACAGCAGAGGGTGTACAAGAAGAGCCACAAATGGAACCTCTTGACCTTTCACTACCAAAGCAACATGGAGAACTGTTGGAAAGATCTACCATAACTAGTGTTTACCAGAACAGTGTTTATTCTGTCCAGGAAGAACCTTTGAACTTAACTTGTGcaaaaaaagaaccacaaaaGGACAACAGTATTACAGACTCTGATCCTATTGTAAATGTAATCCCACCAAGTGCCAATCCCATAAATATTGCTATACCTACAGTCACTGCCCAGTTACCTACAATTGTTGCCATTGCTGACCAGAACAGTGTTCCATGCTTGAGAGCTCTTGCTGCCAATAAGCAAACCATTTTGATTCCCCAGGTGGCTTATACGTACTCTACTACAGTTAGTCCTGCAGTTCAGGAAACACCACCAAAACAGACCCAAGCCAACGGAAGTCAG GACGAAAGGCAGGACACTAGCTCAGAAGGAGTATCGAATGTAGAAGATCAAAATGATTCTGATTCAACACCcccaaagaaaaagatgagaaagacagaaaatgggATGTATGCATGTGATTTGTGTGACAAAATATTCCAGAAGAGCAGCTCATTATTGAGACATAAGTATGAACACACAG GTAAAAGACCTCATGAGTGTGGAATCTGTAAAAAAGCCTTCAAACACAAACACCATTTGATCGAACACATGCGACTGCATTCTGGGGAGAAACCCTACCAATGTGACAAATGCGGGAAGCGCTTCTCACACTCGGGGTCGTACTCTCAGCACATGAATCATCGCTACTCCTATTGCAAAAGAGAGGCAGAGGAGCgtgacagcacagagcaggaggaggtgggacAGGAGGTGCTCAGCAGCGAGCATGCTGGTGCCAGGGCATCGCCATCGCAGATCGACTCCGATGAGAGAGAGAGTCTAAccagggaagaagaggaagatagtgaaaaagaggaagaggaggaggaagaaaaggacgTAGAaggacttcaggaagaaaaagaatgtagaAAACTACAAGAtgtagaggaggaagaagaagtagaagaagaagaagaagaagaggaagggaaaactgAAGGTAACAAGAACGATGATGTTGTAAATCGAGCAAGCAATGCAGAACCAGAAGTTATACAGAGCAATGGGCAGgtgtcagaagaaaaaacaaataaagcttAA
- the ZEB1 gene encoding zinc finger E-box-binding homeobox 1 isoform X2 gives MATCAVTNYNNVIEANSDSDDEDKLHIVEEESITDAADCDASVPEDDLPTDHTVLPENSEREGSTNSCWEDEAGKETKEILGPEAQSDEVGCTVKEDECDSDAENEQNHDPNVEEFLQQEDTAVIYPEAPEEDQRQGTPEASGQDENGTPDAFSQLLTCPYCDRGYKRFTSLKEHIKYRHEKNEDNFSCSLCSYTFAYRTQLDRHMTSHKSGRDQRHVTQSSGNRKFKCTECGKAFKYKHHLKEHLRIHSGEKPYECPNCKKRFSHSGSYSSHISSKKCIGLMPVNGRARSGLKTSQCSSPSLSASPGSPARPQIRQKIENKPLQEQLPVNQIKTEPVDYEFKPIVVASGINCSTPLQNGVFSGGSPLQATSSPQGVVQAVVLPTVGLVSPISINLSDIQNVLKVAVDGNVIRQVLENNHANLASKEQETISNASIQQAGHSLISAISLPLVDQDGTTKIIINYSLEQPSQLQVVPQNLKKEHSVPTNSCKNEKLPEDLTVKSEKDKNFEGETNDSTCLLCDDCPGDLNALQELKHYETKNPPQLPQSSGTEAEKPSSPAPSETGENNLSPGQPPLKNLLSLLKAYYALNAQPSAEELSKIADSVNLPLDVVKKWFEKMQAGQISVQSSGPSSPEQVKISSPTDNDDQAATTNESEPQNSTNNSQNPANTSKSQTSSGGSTQNGSRSSTPSPSPLNLSSSRNSQGYTYTAEGVQEEPQMEPLDLSLPKQHGELLERSTITSVYQNSVYSVQEEPLNLTCAKKEPQKDNSITDSDPIVNVIPPSANPINIAIPTVTAQLPTIVAIADQNSVPCLRALAANKQTILIPQVAYTYSTTVSPAVQETPPKQTQANGSQDERQDTSSEGVSNVEDQNDSDSTPPKKKMRKTENGMYACDLCDKIFQKSSSLLRHKYEHTGKRPHECGICKKAFKHKHHLIEHMRLHSGEKPYQCDKCGKRFSHSGSYSQHMNHRYSYCKREAEERDSTEQEEVGQEVLSSEHAGARASPSQIDSDERESLTREEEEDSEKEEEEEEEKDVEGLQEEKECRKLQDVEEEEEVEEEEEEEEGKTEGNKNDDVVNRASNAEPEVIQSNGQVSEEKTNKA, from the exons TCACCAATTACAATAACGTGATAGAAGCAAACTCAGATTCAGATGACGAAGATAAATTGCATATagtggaagaagaaagtatAACTGATGCAGCAGACTGCGATGCAAGTGTGCCAGAAGATGACTTGCCAACAGACCACACCGTGTTACCAGAAAACAGTGAGAGGGAAGGGAGCACAAACAGCTGCTGGGAAGATGAAG caggaaaagaaacaaaggaaatccTGGGGCCTGAAGCTCAGTCAGATGAAGTTGGATGTACag TAAAAGAAGATGAATGTGATTCTGatgcagaaaatgaacagaaccATGACCCTAATGTTGAAGAATTCCTTCAACAAGAAGATACAGCTGTTATTTACCCTGAAGCACCTGAGGAGGACCAGAGACAAGGCACACCAGAAGCTAGTGGTCAGGATGAAAATG GAACGCCCGATGCATTTTCCCAGCTGCTCACTTGCCCGTACTGTGACAGAGGGTACAAACGCTTCACCTCTCTGAAGGAACACATTAAATACCGCCATGAAAAGAACGAGGATAACTTCAGTTGCTCCCTCTGCAGTTACACGTTTGCGTATAGAACACAGCTGGACCGCCACATGACGTCGCACAAGTCGGGACGAGATCAG AGACATGTGACGCAGTCCAGTGGTAATCGAAAATTCAAGTGCACTGAATGTGGAAAAGCTTTCAAATATAAACATCATCTAAAGGAACACCTACGAATTCACAGTG gAGAGAAGCCATATGAGTGCCCAAACTGCAAGAAACGTTTTTCCCATTCTGGTTCATACAGCTCACACATAAGCAGTAAGAAGTGTATTGGTTTGATGCCCGTGAATGGTCGAGCTCGGTCAGGGCTCAAGACGTCTCAGtgctcctccccttccctttctgcaTCGCCCGGTAGCCCAGCAAGACCACAGATACGacaaaagatagaaaataaaccCTTGCAAGAGCAACTTCCTGTTAACCAAATTAAAACTGAACCTGTGGATTATGAATTCAAGCCCATAGTGGTTGCTTCAGGAATTAATTGTTCGACCCCTTTGCAGAATGGGGTTTTTAGTGGTGGTAGCCCGTTGCAGGCAACCAGTTCTCCTCAGGGTGTGGTGCAAGCTGTTGTTCTGCCAACAGTGGGTCTGGTGTCTCCCATAAGCATCAACTTAAGTGACATTCAAAATGTACTTAAAGTGGCAGTGGATGGTAATGTAATAAGGCAAGTATTGGAAAACAATCACGCTAATCTTGCATccaaagaacaagaaacaatCAGCAATGCATCTATACAACAAGCTGGCCATTCCCTCATTTCAGCTATCAGTCTTCCTTTGGTTGACCAAGATGGGACAACCAAAATTATCATCAACTACAGCTTGGAGCAGCCAAGTCAACTTCAGGTTGTTCCCCAAAATCTAAAAAAAGAACATTCTGTTCCTACAAACAGttgcaaaaatgaaaagttacCAGAAGATCTTACGGTGAAGTCTGAGAAAGATAAAAACTTTGAAGGAGAGACCAACGATAGCACTTGTCTTCTTTGTGATGACTGTCCAGGAGATCTTAATGCACTTCAAGAATTAAAGCACtatgaaacaaaaaatcctCCTCAGCTTCCCCAGTCCAGTGGAACAGAAGCTGagaagcccagctcccctgccCCATCAGAAACTGGGGAGAACAACTTATCTCCTGGTCAGCCACCCTTAAAGAACCTTTTATCGCTCCTAAAAGCATATTATGCATTAAATGCACAACCAAGCGCAGAAGAGCTTTCAAAAATTGCCGATTCCGTGAACCTACCACTGGATGTGGTAAAAAAGTGGTTTGAAAAAATGCAAGCTGGACAAATTTCTGTGCAGTCTTCTGGACCATCTTCTCCTGAACAAGTTAAAATAAGCAGTCCCACAGATAACGATGATCAAGCAGCAACTACAAATGAGAGTGAACCCCAGAACAGCACAAACAACTCACAAAATCCGGCCAATACAAGTAAATCTCAGACTTCATCAGGGGGATCAACTCAGAATGGTTCGCGCAGTAGCACGCCATCCCCATCACCACTAAACCTTTCTTCATCAAGAAATTCACAGGGTTATACGTACACAGCAGAGGGTGTACAAGAAGAGCCACAAATGGAACCTCTTGACCTTTCACTACCAAAGCAACATGGAGAACTGTTGGAAAGATCTACCATAACTAGTGTTTACCAGAACAGTGTTTATTCTGTCCAGGAAGAACCTTTGAACTTAACTTGTGcaaaaaaagaaccacaaaaGGACAACAGTATTACAGACTCTGATCCTATTGTAAATGTAATCCCACCAAGTGCCAATCCCATAAATATTGCTATACCTACAGTCACTGCCCAGTTACCTACAATTGTTGCCATTGCTGACCAGAACAGTGTTCCATGCTTGAGAGCTCTTGCTGCCAATAAGCAAACCATTTTGATTCCCCAGGTGGCTTATACGTACTCTACTACAGTTAGTCCTGCAGTTCAGGAAACACCACCAAAACAGACCCAAGCCAACGGAAGTCAG GACGAAAGGCAGGACACTAGCTCAGAAGGAGTATCGAATGTAGAAGATCAAAATGATTCTGATTCAACACCcccaaagaaaaagatgagaaagacagaaaatgggATGTATGCATGTGATTTGTGTGACAAAATATTCCAGAAGAGCAGCTCATTATTGAGACATAAGTATGAACACACAG GTAAAAGACCTCATGAGTGTGGAATCTGTAAAAAAGCCTTCAAACACAAACACCATTTGATCGAACACATGCGACTGCATTCTGGGGAGAAACCCTACCAATGTGACAAATGCGGGAAGCGCTTCTCACACTCGGGGTCGTACTCTCAGCACATGAATCATCGCTACTCCTATTGCAAAAGAGAGGCAGAGGAGCgtgacagcacagagcaggaggaggtgggacAGGAGGTGCTCAGCAGCGAGCATGCTGGTGCCAGGGCATCGCCATCGCAGATCGACTCCGATGAGAGAGAGAGTCTAAccagggaagaagaggaagatagtgaaaaagaggaagaggaggaggaagaaaaggacgTAGAaggacttcaggaagaaaaagaatgtagaAAACTACAAGAtgtagaggaggaagaagaagtagaagaagaagaagaagaagaggaagggaaaactgAAGGTAACAAGAACGATGATGTTGTAAATCGAGCAAGCAATGCAGAACCAGAAGTTATACAGAGCAATGGGCAGgtgtcagaagaaaaaacaaataaagcttAA